A part of Victivallis lenta genomic DNA contains:
- a CDS encoding STAS domain-containing protein → MMELKFDKIGNVLKITVDGRLVAACSEEFKETVSGWLADNRFLLFDLSQMNHIDSSGLGALVYVLQKANAQDGSAKLACLQPRPRIVFDITKVYRIFEIFDSVDAALASFGAEAK, encoded by the coding sequence ATGATGGAACTCAAATTTGACAAAATCGGCAATGTGCTGAAAATCACGGTGGACGGCCGTCTGGTGGCCGCCTGTTCGGAGGAGTTCAAGGAGACGGTTTCCGGCTGGCTGGCCGACAACCGCTTTCTGCTCTTCGACCTGTCGCAGATGAATCATATCGACAGCAGCGGACTCGGCGCTCTGGTCTACGTGCTGCAGAAGGCGAACGCGCAGGACGGCTCCGCGAAGCTCGCCTGCCTGCAGCCGCGGCCCCGGATCGTGTTCGACATCACCAAGGTCTACCGGATCTTCGAGATTTTCGATTCGGTCGACGCGGCGCTCGCCTCGTTCGGCGCCGAAGCGAAATAA